Below is a window of Thermodesulfovibrio thiophilus DSM 17215 DNA.
TTTCTACTGAAGCTCTTACCCCAGCTCTTGCAGCAAGATTTATAACGCTTTCTATTTTATGTAGTTGAAAAATGTTCTTTAAAATTTCAAAGAATTCAATATCTATTTTATAAAAAATAAAATTCTGAAAAGTTTTAAGATCTGCGAGTCTGAACTCTTTAATTTTAGGATCATAGTAGTCATTTAAATTGTCAATACCAATGACTGTAGCACCTTTATTTAAAAGTAATCTGCAAGTTGCCCATCCTATGAAACCAGCACTGCCCGTAACAAGAATTTTTTGCATAGTTATCTATTTTAACATAAAAGCTATTTTCTTTTTTTGAGTTTTATATTTATTGGAGTGAATTTAAAATTAAAAGTTTCTCTGATGAGTTTTTCAAGAAATTTAATATGATGTTGCTTAACTGCCAGGTCATCGTTCACAAAAACAACAAACGTGGGTGGCTCTATACTAACCTGAGTTATATAGTAAAACTTCAGTTCTTTTCCACTGGATGGCAGGATTACATCTTTTAATTTTTCATTAAAAAGTTTATTCAATTCTGCGGTTGATACTCTTTTTTTGTATTCCTCAAGAATCTGATCAATAAGCGGGAATATTTTTGTAAGTCTTCGTTTATCTATTGCTGATACAGTCAAATATGGAGCATAATCAATAAACCATAGCTTACGTTTTATTTCATCTGCAAAATATCGAACTTTTCTATCTCGTTCTTCTGGTTGGATTAAATCCCATTTATTTAGTAATATTATCAACCCCTTTTTTTGTTCTGTCACCATTCCGACAATCTTCTGGTCCTGATTAACAATCCCATCTGCCGCGTCCATAACAACAATGCATATATGAGCTTCTTGAATACTTTTTAACGCTTTAAAATATGATAGTTTTTCAACAAAAGTTGATGCTTCGATGTCTTTTTTGTAATAAGAAAGCCTTTTTATTCCTCCTGTATCTATTATTAAATATTTTTTCCCATAGTAAGTGCATAATGAATCAACAGCATCTCTTGTGGTTCCAGGAACTGGACTAACAATCATTCTTTTTTTGCCAAGCAAGGCATTTATAATTGTTGATTTACCAACATTAGGCCTTCCAACAATAGCTATCTTTGGAATAAATTCCTGAGAGTTTTTTGTTTGCGGAGTTTCTGGAATTATCTCAATAATTTTATTAATGAGTTCTTCAAAACCGTAACCTGTAACAGCTGAAACAGGTATAAGTTCATCAGTTCCTATGCTAAAAAACTCATACATCCTGTTTAGTTTTGAGGGATCATCTATTTTATTGACAACCCAGAAAATTTTTTTACCTGTCTGCCTTAACTTTCTTGCAGTTTCAATGTCATCTGGAAGTAAGCCTTCTTTCCCATCAAGAAGATGAATTATCAGGTCTGCATCGGAAATCACCATTTCTATCTGTTCAAGCATCTGCCTGTGAATAATATCTTCAATTTTATCTTCAAGAAAAAATCCTCCTGTATCAACCACATTAAATTCTGCATTATCAAATCTCGCAACTCCGTAGTTTATATCCCTTGTAACTCCTGGAAATTTATCTGTAATTGCTTTTAATTTAGTATCAGACTTAATCATTCTGTTAAAGAGTGTTGATTTACCAACATTAGGCCTTCCAACAATAACAACAGTAAACATTCTTCACTCCTTTTAATTTTCTGAAAATTCTTTCGGAAGGTTGATTCCAAGAGATTTTATT
It encodes the following:
- the der gene encoding ribosome biogenesis GTPase Der, which translates into the protein MFTVVIVGRPNVGKSTLFNRMIKSDTKLKAITDKFPGVTRDINYGVARFDNAEFNVVDTGGFFLEDKIEDIIHRQMLEQIEMVISDADLIIHLLDGKEGLLPDDIETARKLRQTGKKIFWVVNKIDDPSKLNRMYEFFSIGTDELIPVSAVTGYGFEELINKIIEIIPETPQTKNSQEFIPKIAIVGRPNVGKSTIINALLGKKRMIVSPVPGTTRDAVDSLCTYYGKKYLIIDTGGIKRLSYYKKDIEASTFVEKLSYFKALKSIQEAHICIVVMDAADGIVNQDQKIVGMVTEQKKGLIILLNKWDLIQPEERDRKVRYFADEIKRKLWFIDYAPYLTVSAIDKRRLTKIFPLIDQILEEYKKRVSTAELNKLFNEKLKDVILPSSGKELKFYYITQVSIEPPTFVVFVNDDLAVKQHHIKFLEKLIRETFNFKFTPINIKLKKRK